The following are encoded in a window of Amphibacillus xylanus NBRC 15112 genomic DNA:
- a CDS encoding C40 family peptidase produces the protein MSCRKGFFSLFLVLGIFSLFVFSPDSVHASRESELRQERSEVQSELNEKREELENMQAELVELEEEIKIINEIIESNEKEIKKTEASIEETEADIAELELEIEQLEIDIQRRHDILKDRASALQKSGGAISYIDVLFGAQSFTDLIDRVSIVTRIAQSDQNLIQRLQEDQDQVAAQRQIVEEKLVELEDAKLELEHIQELTLEQKEQNEAKQKELEEKKAKSEKLIEELEIEDRELEQMIEQAKRARQQQIVQYSSNSSNEATSAHVGNPASVSGNLSTIINAGNRYLNGNTRYKAAGGRTAYDIENGLFDCSGFVAWAFRQGGVNVSASTAGLSVTGTKVSTSEMKPGDIVFFNTYKTNGHVGIYLGNGRFIGSQSSTGVAIANMNDSYWSQRFTGHVRRIVE, from the coding sequence GTGAGCTGTAGAAAAGGTTTTTTTAGTTTATTCTTAGTCCTAGGTATATTTTCCTTATTTGTTTTTTCACCTGATAGTGTACATGCAAGTAGGGAATCAGAATTAAGACAAGAAAGATCTGAAGTTCAATCAGAACTTAATGAGAAGCGAGAAGAATTAGAGAACATGCAAGCTGAACTGGTTGAATTAGAAGAAGAGATTAAGATTATTAATGAGATCATTGAATCTAATGAGAAAGAAATTAAGAAAACAGAAGCAAGTATTGAAGAAACAGAAGCAGATATTGCCGAGTTAGAATTAGAGATTGAGCAACTTGAAATCGATATCCAGCGTCGACATGACATATTAAAAGATCGCGCATCAGCTTTACAAAAAAGCGGTGGTGCAATTAGTTACATAGACGTATTATTTGGCGCTCAAAGCTTCACTGATTTAATTGACCGTGTATCGATTGTTACACGAATTGCACAATCTGATCAAAACTTAATCCAACGCTTACAGGAAGATCAAGATCAAGTTGCTGCACAAAGACAAATAGTTGAAGAGAAGTTAGTAGAATTAGAGGATGCTAAATTAGAATTAGAGCATATTCAAGAGCTTACTCTTGAGCAAAAAGAGCAAAATGAAGCTAAGCAAAAAGAGTTAGAAGAGAAAAAGGCTAAGAGTGAAAAGCTAATTGAAGAACTTGAAATAGAAGATCGAGAATTAGAACAAATGATTGAGCAAGCAAAACGAGCAAGACAGCAACAAATTGTTCAATATAGCAGCAATAGTAGCAACGAGGCAACAAGTGCTCACGTAGGAAATCCTGCTTCAGTATCAGGAAATCTAAGCACGATTATCAATGCCGGAAATCGCTATTTAAATGGTAATACGAGATATAAAGCAGCTGGTGGTCGAACAGCTTACGATATAGAAAATGGTTTATTTGATTGTTCTGGATTTGTTGCATGGGCATTCCGCCAAGGCGGTGTAAATGTTTCAGCAAGTACAGCTGGTTTATCTGTTACAGGAACTAAAGTTTCAACTAGTGAGATGAAGCCAGGTGATATTGTCTTCTTTAACACGTACAAAACAAACGGTCACGTAGGTATTTACCTAGGTAATGGACGTTTCATCGGTTCACAGTCATCAACTGGTGTAGCGATTGCGAATATGAACGATAGTTACTGGTCACAACGATTTACAGGACATGTACGTCGAATTGTTGAATAA
- the aroD gene encoding type I 3-dehydroquinate dehydratase, whose product MLKIRDIEIGKGRPKICLPITGINLDEIKEQAIHISKLNPDLVEWRVDFFESLDIIPALEVIRNHIGHKPLIFTFRTINEGGQKQITDQEYLMINERAMMSGLIDLVDIELKLPVVIRNPLIAKAKQQGIATIISNHDFDKTPAQEEMINRLREAELIGASIAKLAVMPKNSHDVLSILTVTNKMKSILKIPLVTMSMGGIGLMTRLSGELFGSTITFGSAGQVSAPGQIDFTNLSTVLDIIHENITK is encoded by the coding sequence ATGTTAAAGATAAGAGATATTGAAATTGGTAAAGGAAGACCGAAGATTTGTCTCCCTATTACTGGAATAAATCTCGATGAAATTAAAGAACAAGCAATACATATTAGTAAATTAAATCCAGATCTTGTTGAGTGGAGAGTGGATTTTTTTGAAAGCTTAGATATTATTCCGGCATTAGAAGTGATTCGTAATCATATTGGTCATAAGCCATTAATTTTCACCTTCCGAACAATTAATGAAGGAGGCCAAAAGCAGATTACAGATCAAGAATATTTAATGATCAACGAACGCGCGATGATGTCAGGGTTAATCGATTTAGTTGATATCGAGTTGAAGCTACCTGTAGTTATCCGAAATCCACTCATTGCAAAAGCGAAACAACAAGGAATTGCAACAATTATTTCTAATCATGATTTTGATAAAACGCCTGCACAAGAGGAAATGATTAATCGATTAAGAGAAGCGGAGTTAATAGGTGCTTCAATAGCCAAATTAGCTGTGATGCCAAAGAATAGTCATGACGTTTTATCAATACTGACTGTTACAAATAAAATGAAAAGTATTTTAAAAATTCCTTTAGTTACAATGTCGATGGGCGGCATTGGTTTGATGACAAGATTATCAGGTGAGCTATTTGGTTCAACGATAACATTCGGGTCTGCTGGTCAAGTTTCGGCACCAGGTCAAATTGATTTTACTAACTTATCGACAGTATTAGATATCATTCATGAAAATATCACAAAATAG
- a CDS encoding glycoside hydrolase family 32 protein — MNPLHHELKHLYEKVKQDTLIKNNEEDYWRLSYHVMPPIGWLNDPNGVMQYDGVYHLYYQYSPYNANGGLKYWGHQSSKDLVHFKDHGIVLYPDQPYDLHGVYSGTAFVEDGKVHYFYTGNVKHLGEHDYITSGREQNTIYAISHDGGFTIEKVACVLHASDYPKEFSQHIRDPKVFKHAGIYYMLLGARDLNSQGQVIVYKSKDLIEWNYHGVFAGPIDGLGYMWECPDYFEINDTALLIISPQGVESEGYACQNIYQAGYLLGEFDDSKITFIAESQFIELDRGFDFYAPQTFVDRKGRRILWGWMGLPDESGVITNPTVEKGWQHAMTLPRELTVENGQLKQRPLPEYKMLRHDYFTDTLQLNGQYQHEQLRGDVFELIISIDHLEADLEISLRQDTVLYYDQQDELLHLKHGKSGYGRDQRTIELAELHQLQIFSDRSSLEVFVNDGDYVLTTRVYPDQGQDNITINGSARVTIKKWVLKSLTS, encoded by the coding sequence ATGAATCCTCTACATCATGAATTAAAGCATTTATATGAAAAAGTTAAACAAGATACACTAATAAAAAATAACGAAGAAGACTATTGGCGTTTAAGCTATCATGTCATGCCACCGATTGGTTGGTTAAATGATCCAAATGGCGTAATGCAATATGATGGTGTCTATCATTTGTATTATCAATATTCACCTTACAACGCTAATGGTGGATTGAAATATTGGGGACATCAATCATCTAAAGATCTAGTTCATTTTAAAGATCATGGTATCGTGCTCTATCCAGATCAACCATATGATCTTCATGGTGTATATTCGGGTACTGCTTTTGTAGAGGATGGTAAGGTACATTATTTTTATACGGGTAATGTGAAGCACTTAGGAGAACATGACTATATTACATCAGGCCGTGAACAAAATACGATATATGCGATCAGTCATGATGGCGGATTTACGATTGAGAAGGTTGCCTGTGTTCTACATGCAAGTGACTATCCAAAGGAATTTAGCCAGCATATTCGTGATCCGAAGGTTTTTAAACATGCAGGAATCTATTATATGTTGTTAGGTGCAAGAGATTTGAATAGTCAAGGTCAAGTAATTGTATACAAGTCTAAGGATTTAATAGAGTGGAACTACCATGGCGTTTTTGCTGGGCCAATTGATGGATTAGGCTATATGTGGGAATGTCCCGATTACTTTGAAATTAATGATACAGCACTATTAATCATCTCGCCTCAAGGCGTTGAGTCTGAAGGTTATGCCTGTCAAAATATTTACCAAGCAGGCTACTTATTAGGTGAATTTGATGATTCGAAGATAACATTTATCGCAGAAAGTCAATTCATTGAACTAGATCGCGGATTTGATTTCTATGCACCGCAAACATTTGTCGATCGAAAGGGACGAAGAATTTTATGGGGGTGGATGGGGCTTCCTGATGAATCAGGGGTTATCACGAATCCAACGGTTGAGAAAGGTTGGCAACACGCGATGACATTACCAAGAGAGCTAACCGTTGAAAATGGTCAGTTAAAACAAAGACCACTACCTGAATATAAAATGCTTCGTCATGATTATTTTACTGATACACTTCAGTTAAACGGTCAATATCAACACGAGCAATTACGCGGTGATGTTTTTGAATTGATCATTTCAATTGATCATCTCGAAGCGGATCTTGAGATTAGCTTACGGCAAGATACTGTGCTTTATTATGATCAACAAGACGAGCTGCTTCATTTAAAGCATGGCAAGTCAGGTTATGGTAGAGATCAACGTACGATTGAATTAGCCGAACTTCATCAATTGCAGATATTTTCAGACCGTTCATCGCTTGAAGTGTTTGTAAATGATGGTGACTATGTGTTAACAACAAGAGTTTATCCAGATCAAGGTCAAGATAATATCACTATTAACGGATCTGCTAGAGTAACAATCAAGAAGTGGGTGTTAAAGTCGTTAACTTCATAA
- a CDS encoding PTS transporter subunit EIIC: MKYKDTVDKLLEVVGGKENIQNYEHCATRLRIILKDDRKVNKEEAEAIPENRGYFFNTGQHQFIFGTGKVNAVYQDLDKVMSGAESDDHQRANFKEDIYKNLSPAQRIVRTLADILVPLIPALVTTGLLMGLRGLLIELGMDMSGTWLSIFEMLTDTAFAFLPVLIAYSATRKFGGNPIIGIVVGLMMVAPQLPNAWAVAGGNAEPLKLLGVSVVGYQGSIIPAIVAGWLISKLEKWLRKVVPQMLDLVVTPFVSLTVTIFIMLLVLGPILQMLETGVINSIVLLVEAPLGIGYIIYAGFQQLLVITGLHHSLSIIEISLLNNTGVNVLNTLGTASMAGQFGAAIAAALLIRNKLKRSNALSSTASTLFGITEPLLFGVNLRSIRIFISGMIGGAAGGLLTSILGLAATGMGITFVPGLLLYTASAWTFIQYILVIAVSFAVAFILVRLQAKTIKEDLN, translated from the coding sequence ATGAAATATAAAGATACAGTAGACAAATTACTTGAAGTCGTTGGTGGTAAGGAGAATATTCAAAATTACGAGCATTGTGCCACAAGGTTAAGGATCATCTTAAAAGATGATCGTAAGGTGAATAAGGAAGAGGCTGAGGCGATTCCAGAAAACAGGGGTTATTTTTTCAACACGGGTCAGCACCAGTTTATCTTTGGAACTGGGAAAGTAAATGCTGTTTATCAGGATTTAGATAAAGTGATGAGTGGTGCTGAGTCTGATGATCATCAACGTGCAAATTTTAAAGAAGATATATACAAGAATCTAAGTCCTGCGCAACGAATTGTTAGAACTTTAGCGGATATATTAGTTCCACTCATTCCAGCATTAGTTACGACAGGTTTATTAATGGGACTTAGGGGACTATTGATTGAGCTCGGTATGGATATGTCTGGCACGTGGCTATCTATTTTTGAAATGCTAACAGATACGGCTTTTGCATTCTTACCAGTATTAATTGCTTATAGTGCGACTCGTAAGTTTGGTGGAAATCCAATTATTGGGATTGTGGTGGGGTTAATGATGGTTGCACCTCAGCTTCCTAATGCTTGGGCGGTGGCCGGGGGTAATGCAGAACCGCTTAAATTATTAGGTGTATCAGTTGTAGGCTATCAAGGTTCAATTATTCCAGCAATCGTTGCAGGTTGGTTAATCTCAAAATTAGAAAAATGGTTGAGAAAAGTCGTTCCACAAATGCTTGATTTAGTCGTTACACCATTTGTTAGCTTAACTGTTACGATCTTTATTATGTTACTAGTTTTGGGACCAATCCTTCAAATGCTTGAAACGGGCGTAATTAACTCAATTGTATTATTAGTTGAGGCTCCGCTAGGAATTGGTTACATTATCTATGCAGGATTCCAGCAGTTATTAGTTATTACTGGTCTTCATCATTCATTAAGTATTATTGAAATTAGTTTATTAAATAATACAGGTGTAAACGTGTTAAACACACTTGGAACGGCAAGTATGGCTGGACAGTTTGGTGCTGCGATTGCTGCAGCTTTATTAATCCGTAATAAACTGAAGCGAAGCAATGCATTATCTTCAACAGCCTCTACTTTATTCGGAATTACTGAGCCATTATTATTTGGTGTAAATTTACGTTCGATTCGGATCTTTATTTCAGGTATGATTGGCGGTGCAGCAGGTGGTTTACTCACATCGATTCTGGGTCTAGCCGCGACAGGAATGGGTATTACCTTTGTACCAGGATTACTTTTATATACAGCAAGTGCTTGGACATTCATTCAATATATCCTTGTGATCGCTGTTTCTTTTGCAGTCGCATTTATCCTTGTACGCCTGCAAGCTAAGACGATTAAAGAAGATCTTAATTAA